The genomic region gtagaaaaacaaagtttCAGTTTTCAAATGCAAAGTGTTTAAGGGAGGatgggcaggagaggggcaggccTGCTTGCATCCAGCCTGGCGCTGCCCGCCACGGGCTGGCCCGTTCCCCAGGTTCTCTGTGACATGCGCACGGACGGTGGCTGGACGGTGATTCAGAGCCGAGACCGGGGCCGGCAGAGGCCCCTGGACTTTGAGAGGTGCTGGCAGGAGTACAAACGAGGCTTTGGAGACCTGAGAGGTAGGACTGTGCTGCCCGTGGGGCACAGGGGTGTAGCCAGCACCCCAAGGCCCTGACCCCCACCGGGGACATGGGAGAGAGATGgcgggaggaggctgggggggcCCATCACACAGTAGCCTCTGCCCGGGTGCCCCACTCCTGCAGGTGACCactggctggggctggagcacATCTCTGGCCTGACCTCCCAGCCGGGCCTGCGCTCAGAGCTGGTGGTGGATCTCCTGGACACGGACAACCACACACTTCAGGCCCACTATGATAACTTCCACGTGGACAAGGAGGACCAGTTTTACCAGCTGACCCTCGGCCTGTACTCGGGGAACGCAGGTGAGTGCTGGGGAGGTAAGGAACCCCTGTGCCTGCCCCCAGGTGTCCTGCTTTGCCCCTGGGCTCTCCAGGCTGCAGGAGGGGGACTCTTGCAGCAggccagggtgggtgggggaggttgGGTCCCTGGAGCCCCCAACTTTCCGGCCCACATCTGCCAGCCTCTGTGCTCTGGGGAAGACTGTCCCTCCCCAAGTGCCTGCCCTTCTGGGGTCCCAGATGGCAAGGCCGCGAGCGGGGGCCTGAGGGGCAGCTGGCCCGCTGCCCACGCCACCACACCGCGCAGGGGACGCGTTCCGGGGCTTGGGCCAGACGGACAACCAGGAGGGCTGTGGCTTCAGCACGCTGGACCGCGACCATGACCGCTGCACGCCCTGCACGGATGGCGCCCAGACCTTCGCCAGCTGCAGCCACGATCGCTCGGGAGCCGGATGGTGGTACAGCGCCTGCGGCCACGCGGACCTCAACGGGCCATGGCCGGAGCACGCGGGGGCCGCCTCCAGCATGCGCTGGGCCGCGGGCGACCACCAGCCCGCCCTGCGCGCCAGCGTGCTGCGCGTGCGCACCACTGCTTCCCGCAAGGCCTAGGCCCCCGCCCATCCGTGGCCGAGCCTCATTAAATGTTCAAGCCCGGCTGTCCGCTGTGTCTTCCTTGGGGCCAGGACAGGGGAGGGGTCGAGCTCAGCTCTGACCCAGCCTGGCTGCTCAGACCCGGCGCACCCGGGAGGCCTGTCCGTCCAAGAGGCTGTGCAGCCCGTTTAGGCCAGAAGCAAGGTCACCAGGTCTGGGAAAGCACTGCCCCTTGGTGCGGACCTCCTGGAACCCTTGGCACCCACCAGAGCCCCCACTGGCTGTGACCTCTGTGAGGGCAGCCAGCAGGACACAGGGCCTGGTACTCTTGAGCCTTCAAGAACCCAATCCCACCAGATTCCAAGGTGTGGGTAAGACAGTGGGGTGAGGGAGCAAGGAGAGGGGTCAGAAGGGCCtgggacctgggggaggggggagcggtGACAGTAGGCTCAGGCCGGGCCCCCTAGGCAGTTAGGAAGGAGGCTGGCGATAGGGGATTCTGATAGCAGGCCAAGCGGACAGGGCCCCAAGTGAGGCTCCGGTGGAAGGGGAAGGCAGGCTGCAGGAGGAGACGCTGGGGCTCCGAGCACCTGCAGGGACCTAACCACATTGTCCCCCACACAGAAGGTAGTGTCCTTGTCCCTCTCAGGGATGACGACCCTGAGCTGGAGAGGTTGAGGGGCTTCCCAGTGTCACAGCTGGCAGGGGCACAGATGGTTCTCATGAAGTCTGGGAAGCCCACATTGTGGCCCCAGGAGAAGGTTCCAGAAGAGGCTGCTGGAACTTAAGTGTAGAATCCATCCAGGAGGGAGCTTGTGTGTTTGTCTGGGGTCTCCCGCACAGCTCCTGGTCTTGGGCTTTAGTATGGggccaggtgggggagggggttaggaAGCCCTTCCAAGGACCTACTCCATGCAGGCATCACGGGGGTCTTTTCCAGGCTCCTCTGAGCTGAACATCGGAGTTATTTATCTGCAACAGTCACCCCGACTTCTCTGGGGCAGACGCTTCAAGGCCAGGCTTGGCTCTCCCTAGCCTCCTGGACAATCTATGGGGAGTTTCTCTTGGCCAGGTGCTATTCTGGGAGAACTGGCACACACATCATCAAGACTCCGTGCCCTCCTAGAGCACGGGTGAGGAGAGAGACAcggaagaaacaggaaaatgaggGAATGGGTTCGTTTCAGGGAAGTGCTATGCAAGGAAAACACAGGGTTCCAGGAGGCACTTTAGGAGAGGCCTGGGCAGGGTGGGCACGGAAGCCAGGACACGTGAGGACTCCTGCCCCAAGCAGAGGCAGAGCGGGAGCAAAGGCGCTTCTGCACCGGGGAGGCGCCTGGCCGGGGCGCTGCCCAATCTCAGCCTTGGCTTCGTCCTGGGGCTCTTCCTGGCCTGTCCCCACGGACACTGACCCTCGACCCGAGCTGAACAaacctcctctttcccttctgctcCGCTGCCCGGCGCAGCCGAGGACAATCCAGAGACAGGCCCTGGCACAGCACGGGGCCCGGGCTGACCCTGGCTTCACCCCGGAGTTGAGAGGCACCCCTGGTGGTCTACCAGGGACGTCACTGAGCACGGTCACCACACTCG from Halichoerus grypus chromosome 6, mHalGry1.hap1.1, whole genome shotgun sequence harbors:
- the LOC118549407 gene encoding uncharacterized protein LOC118549407 isoform X1, with the protein product MKGGWQGLGLGSPPTMSAPPGSMAACPVLGLATLLFLSAPQASSMVQYRQLVPVVLLEPQGRDCSHIWVESPRARSGVYAIQPEGASAPFKVLCDMRTDGGWTVIQSRDRGRQRPLDFERCWQEYKRGFGDLRGDHWLGLEHISGLTSQPGLRSELVVDLLDTDNHTLQAHYDNFHVDKEDQFYQLTLGLYSGNAGECWGGKEPLCLPPGVLLCPWALQAAGGGLLQQARVGGGGWVPGAPNFPAHICQPLCSGEDCPSPSACPSGVPDGKAASGGLRGSWPAAHATTPRRGRVPGLGPDGQPGGLWLQHAGPRP
- the LOC118549407 gene encoding uncharacterized protein LOC118549407 isoform X3; amino-acid sequence: MAACPVLGLATLLFLSAPQASSMVQYRQLVPVVLLEPQGRDCSHIWVESPRARSGVYAIQPEGASAPFKVLCDMRTDGGWTVIQSRDRGRQRPLDFERCWQEYKRGFGDLRGDHWLGLEHISGLTSQPGLRSELVVDLLDTDNHTLQAHYDNFHVDKEDQFYQLTLGLYSGNAGECWGGKEPLCLPPGVLLCPWALQAAGGGLLQQARVGGGGWVPGAPNFPAHICQPLCSGEDCPSPSACPSGVPDGKAASGGLRGSWPAAHATTPRRGRVPGLGPDGQPGGLWLQHAGPRP
- the LOC118549407 gene encoding angiopoietin-related protein 5-like isoform X2; the encoded protein is MKGGWQGLGLGSPPTMSAPPGSMAACPVLGLATLLFLSAPQASSMVQYRQLVPVVLLEPQGRDCSHIWVESPRARSGVYAIQPEGASAPFKVLCDMRTDGGWTVIQSRDRGRQRPLDFERCWQEYKRGFGDLRGDHWLGLEHISGLTSQPGLRSELVVDLLDTDNHTLQAHYDNFHVDKEDQFYQLTLGLYSGNAGDAFRGLGQTDNQEGCGFSTLDRDHDRCTPCTDGAQTFASCSHDRSGAGWWYSACGHADLNGPWPEHAGAASSMRWAAGDHQPALRASVLRVRTTASRKA